In Vitis vinifera cultivar Pinot Noir 40024 chromosome 11, ASM3070453v1, a genomic segment contains:
- the LOC104880774 gene encoding uncharacterized protein LOC104880774: protein MVKTRGGLSASPSSPTPRPQRAAMGAAPSPPVQAPAIPPSEGEVPSQRRYPTRRPPTEPVPPAEQAASSVSRPPAKRTRFSGPGEPSHAPQPEPATEEPRIPVDMPPEAIIRCPMIAGPPIEAYFAPEGAPAVPAPPELPRDEQLPQAQQDEILTDTTPHDLAAPTSVHMPEGIHPSSPITADAPPVMLATPAPPSSPEPTVTVSLTEFRSLIQQHLSMQAPLGHDRSAPSEPLVPDEESLPAEQPIPKEETRAEPSHDPPHI, encoded by the exons ATGGTGAAGACCAGAGGAGGCCTTTCCGCCTCCCCATCCTCACCGACCCCTCGACCACAGCGAGCTGCCATGGGAGCCGCACCTTCACCTCCTGTTCAGGCCCCGgccattcccccatctgagggggaAGTTCCTTCTCAGCGCCGATACCCCACCCGGAGGCCACCCACGGAACCTGTGCCACCAGCCGAGCAAGCCGCGAGCTCTGTTTCTCGGCCCCCTGCGAAGAGGACCAGgttctcgggtcctggagagCCATCCCACGCACCTCAGCCAGAGCCAGCTACAGAGGAACCTCGGATTCCAGTGGACATGCCTCCCGAGGCCATTATCAGGTGTCCCATGATAGCTGGACCGCCGATTGAGG cCTACTTTGCACCCGAGGGAGCACCAGCTGTGCCtgcacctccagagctaccccgAGATGAGCAGTTGcctcaggcccagcaggatgagattctcactGACACCACACCTCATGACCTTGCAGCACCCACCTCAGTGCACATGCCCGAAGGTATACATCCTTCTTCTCCTATCACTGCGGATGCTCCACCAGTCATGCTAGCTACTCCAGCTCCTCCTTCTTCACctgagcccactgtcaccgTTTCTCTTACGGAATTCAGAAGCTTA attcagcagcatctgAGTATGCAGGCTCCTCttgggcatgataggtctgcaccatccgagcctctagtgcCAGATGAGGAGAGCTTGCCAGCTGAGCAGCCCATACCAAAGGAGGAGAccagagcagagccatcacatgacccCCCTCATAtctga